The window AAAAATAAAAAAAGATGGAGTAAAAAAAGTAGCAATATTACTCCCTCATTGTATACAAAAGTATGATTGTAATTTAAAAATAACTAATAATATTGAAAACTGTAAAATGTGTGGACTTTGTGATATAGCAGAAATTGTGAGATTAAAAGATGAGTTTGAAAATATTAATATAAAAGTAGCTACTGGTGGTACATTAGCAAGATTATATTTAAAGGAATATAAACCTAATTTAGTTATAGCAGTAGCATGTAAGAGAGATTTAACATCAGGAATTAGAGATTCTTTTCCAATACTAGTCTATGGAGTTTTTAATCGTATTGTAAAAGGACCATGTAAAGATACAAGAGTAGCTGTCGATGAAATAAGAAAGGTATTAAGAGAGGTGGGGACAACGTGAGAAAATTAAAGCTACTATTAGCAGGACTTTTAATATGTTCAGGACTAATGGCCTCAGAAAAAGAGGATATTAAATTTTTGGATGAGTTATTTATTCAAAAAAAATATTCTATGGCACTTCAAGAATCAAATAATTTTATAACAAAATATCCTCGTTCAAAGTATATAAAAAATATAAAAGTTAGAATGGGACAAGTTTATTATGTAGAGGGAAGATATCAAGAAGCAATAAATACTTTAAATGCATGTTTA of the Cetobacterium sp. NK01 genome contains:
- a CDS encoding DUF116 domain-containing protein codes for the protein MSKFYILKLIYELHYFRYLLLEHIFKNPYDNNSAKKFLDFNNKRVLKKIKKDGVKKVAILLPHCIQKYDCNLKITNNIENCKMCGLCDIAEIVRLKDEFENINIKVATGGTLARLYLKEYKPNLVIAVACKRDLTSGIRDSFPILVYGVFNRIVKGPCKDTRVAVDEIRKVLREVGTT